A genomic segment from Dermatobacter hominis encodes:
- a CDS encoding phage tail sheath C-terminal domain-containing protein, producing MRARVALAAAVVASVVALAAGALPVAAQQTDPTPPPEPPPSIEPPGVYVDQLPGPGIQAAATGLTMLVGAGSSAGGQPARALELSSVGEFEDMVQDPSAALSSAVTQYFDQGGQTAMVQLVADESDGSLTAAVSGPVAEQKNWDILVVPAMGALDVAPWTQLAQTMGAVASAGQAVALLDPPSSVVQAGDPNWVAALTAVTAPLRQSPSATSMAMLSSPLVDDGQAVSSAAVFAGMNVAMDSEVGVWAPTGGVGQPLTGPAPVVVADNADAEALREGGVNPIMSLPGAGVVVFGDRTMARSFDATQYLSCERTLDMLRNTIDAALQTYVFQRNDPQTWAAVSASLDDFLTPLWQQGALHGPSSSVAFDVTVGPGSGPAAAASDVMDVGVTVSLAPGQPIALDFTQQMQSS from the coding sequence CGTCGTCGCGCTGGCCGCCGGGGCGCTCCCCGTCGCGGCGCAGCAGACCGATCCCACGCCGCCACCGGAGCCGCCGCCCTCGATCGAGCCGCCCGGGGTCTACGTCGACCAGCTCCCCGGGCCGGGCATCCAGGCGGCGGCCACGGGCCTCACCATGCTCGTCGGTGCCGGTTCGAGCGCCGGCGGGCAGCCCGCTCGTGCGCTCGAGCTCTCCTCGGTCGGCGAGTTCGAGGACATGGTGCAGGACCCGAGCGCTGCGCTCTCCAGCGCCGTCACCCAGTACTTCGACCAGGGCGGCCAGACGGCGATGGTGCAGCTGGTCGCCGACGAGTCTGATGGCTCGCTCACGGCCGCGGTGTCCGGGCCGGTGGCCGAGCAGAAGAACTGGGACATCCTGGTGGTGCCCGCGATGGGAGCGCTCGACGTCGCGCCCTGGACCCAGCTCGCCCAGACCATGGGAGCGGTCGCGAGCGCCGGCCAGGCGGTCGCCCTGCTGGACCCGCCCTCCTCGGTCGTGCAGGCCGGTGACCCGAACTGGGTCGCCGCGCTCACCGCGGTGACGGCACCCCTGCGGCAGTCGCCGTCGGCGACCTCCATGGCGATGCTCTCGTCGCCGCTGGTCGACGACGGCCAGGCCGTGTCGAGCGCAGCGGTGTTCGCCGGCATGAACGTCGCGATGGACTCGGAGGTCGGGGTCTGGGCACCCACGGGAGGAGTGGGGCAGCCGCTCACCGGTCCTGCGCCGGTGGTCGTCGCCGACAACGCCGACGCCGAGGCCCTGCGTGAGGGCGGCGTCAACCCGATCATGTCGCTCCCGGGAGCGGGCGTCGTCGTCTTCGGCGACCGCACGATGGCCCGGTCGTTCGACGCCACGCAGTACCTGTCCTGTGAGCGCACGCTCGACATGCTCCGCAACACCATCGACGCCGCGTTGCAGACCTACGTCTTCCAGCGCAACGATCCGCAGACGTGGGCCGCCGTGTCCGCCTCGCTCGACGACTTCCTCACTCCGCTGTGGCAGCAGGGCGCGCTGCACGGTCCCTCGTCCAGCGTGGCGTTCGACGTCACCGTGGGCCCCGGATCCGGACCGGCCGCAGCCGCGTCCGATGTCATGGACGTCGGCGTCACGGTGTCGCTCGCGCCGGGCCAGCCGATCGCGCTCGACTTCACCCAGCAGATGCAGTCGTCCTGA